The following are from one region of the Nymphaea colorata isolate Beijing-Zhang1983 chromosome 7, ASM883128v2, whole genome shotgun sequence genome:
- the LOC116257202 gene encoding E3 ubiquitin-protein ligase RING1-like encodes MVSLTTTVTYHSEELREDVDGDLEDPTEDMTEAQEEMDLADDLEELADGDALFAYEAVAAPASKASVDALERKKAEENCQNTCVVCQDEVGRGDCLVRMPCSHEFHEGCILAWLRGAHSCPVCRHELPTEDY; translated from the coding sequence ATGGTATCGTTGACCACCACCGTTACTTATCACTCAGAGGAACTCCGGGAAGATGTTGACGGCGATTTGGAGGATCCGACCGAAGATATGACCGAAGCTCAGGAGGAGATGGATCTTGCAGACGATTTGGAGGAGTTGGCCGACGGCGATGCTCTGTTTGCTTACGAGGCGGTGGCGGCCCCAGCGTCGAAGGCGTCCGTAGATGCCTTGGAGAGGAAGAAGGCGGAGGAGAATTGCCAGAATACGTGCGTGGTTTGCCAGGATGAAGTTGGTAGAGGAGACTGCCTGGTTAGGATGCCTTGCTCCCATGAATTTCATGAAGGCTGCATCCTGGCATGGCTTCGAGGCGCCCATTCTTGCCCAGTCTGTCGCCATGAGTTGCCGACTGAAGATTATTGA